The following proteins are encoded in a genomic region of Glycine soja cultivar W05 chromosome 17, ASM419377v2, whole genome shotgun sequence:
- the LOC114394213 gene encoding F-box protein GID2-like: protein MKRAFSVDTAEDNKNNRNTKKTKLDSEEEEEHGTRGGSVYLDDNVLFEVLKHVDARSLAMAGCVSKQWQKAARDERLWELICTKQWANTGCGEQQLRSVVLALGGFRRLHALYLWPLSKPHAPSSSSSSSSWPAIPHVLRSKPRWGKDEVHLSLSLLSIRYYEKMNFLNTKKNT, encoded by the coding sequence ATGAAGCGCGCTTTCTCCGTCGACACCGCGGAGGATAACAAAAACAACAGGAACACGAAAAAGACAAAGCTTGATtcggaagaggaagaggaacacGGGACACGTGGCGGCAGCGTGTACTTAGACGACAACGTTTTGTTCGAGGTGCTGAAGCACGTGGACGCGCGGTCGTTGGCGATGGCGGGGTGCGTGAGCAAGCAGTGGCAGAAGGCGGCGCGTGACGAGAGGCTATGGGAACTGATCTGCACCAAGCAGTGGGCAAACACAGGGTGCGGTGAGCAACAGCTACGATCCGTGGTCCTCGCCCTCGGAGGCTTCCGTCGTCTCCACGCGCTCTACCTCTGGCCTCTCTCCAAGCCCCACgcgccttcttcttcttcttcttcttcttcgtggcCTGCCATCCCGCACGTGCTTCGGTCCAAACCTCGTTGGGGCAAGGACGAGGTTCACCTCTCCCTCTCCCTACTCTCCATTCGTTACTACGAGAAGATGAATTTCCTTAACACCAAGAAAAACACATGA